The genomic window CCACGGCCACCTGCACGCCGGTCGCGACAACCTCGGCGATCTGCTCGGCGACCGTTTCCACCACGTCCGGGTCGAGGCCGACCCGGCCGCCGCCGAACATCTCGCCACCCAATTTGAGAAGCACCCGGCGATATCCTGGGCGATCGGTCCCCGGGTCCGTCATGGGTGTTCTTCTCCTTCGGCGGTCAACGTTGTTCTCGGCAGGCAAGTGCGTCAAAGAATTCGGCAGCTCGGAAAGGCTCCTCAACACGGAGCGGCCCCTATCCTGCCCTATGTGTGTTCGGCGGCATAAGAAGACCCCCCGTCAACCGGCATATCGGTCGACGGGGGGCCTGCTCGCTATGGTGCTGTGCGGCGGCTGGATCTGTCCCGCGGCTCGGTCCCGGCGTTCGCCGGGATGCTCGCGCGGGGCCTGATCAGCTGGCGCCGACCTCGAAGCGGGCGAAGCGGGTCACGGTGACCCCGGCCTCGTCCAGCAGGGCCTTGACGGTCTTCTTCGAATCGGTGACCGACGACTGCTCCAGCAGCACGACGTCCTTGAAGAAGCCGTTGACGCGGCCCTCGGTGATCTTCGGCAGCGCGGCCTCCGGCTTGCCCTCTTCGCGAGCGGTCTGCTCGGCGATGCGGCGCTCGTTCTCCACGATCTCGGCCGGAACCTCGTCGCGGGTCACGTACTTCGCCTTGAGCGCGGCAACCTGCATGGCGGCGGCACGGGCGGCCTCGGCCGCCGCGTCACCCTCGCCCTGGTACTCGATCAGCACGCCGACAGCGGGCGGCAGATCGGAGGCACGCTTGTGCAGGTAGGTGGCGACCGGGCCGTCGAACGAGACCACGCGACGCAGCTCGAGCTTCTCGCCGATCTTGGCGGCGAGCGCCTGCACGGCCTCGTCGGCGGTCTGGCCACCGAGGCCGAGTGCCTTGAGCGCGTCCAGGTCGGCGGGCTTTGCGGTCGCGGCGGCAGCCACGATCTGCTCGGCCAGCGCCTGGAACTCCGCGTTCTTGGCGACGAAGTCGGTCTCGGAGTTGATCTCGAGCATGACGCCACCCTTGGCGGTGACCAGGCCCTCGGCGGTGGTCCGCTCGGCACGCTTGCCGACATCCTTCGCGCCCTTGATGCGCAGGATCTCAACAGCCTTGTCGAAGTCGCCATCGGTCTCGGCCAGCGCGTTCTTGCAGTCCATCATCCCGGAGCCGGTGAGCTCCCGGAGCCGCTTCACATCGGCAGCGGTGTAGTTCGCCATCTGTGGCGAGCCTCCTTCGGAGAAAGTTCTGGAAGTACTGGGCAGCGGTGATCACGATCGCACGCGATCATGATCACCGCTGGAACAGCGGGTTACGAGACTCAGGCCTCGGCCGGGGACTCCACCGGAGCCTCGGCAGCGGCCTCGGCCGGAGCAGCCTCGGCGGGGGCTTCGGCACCAGCCTCGGCCGGCGCGTCGGCGGCGGGTGCGGCCTGCGCGAGCAGCTCCTGCTCCCACTCGGCCAGCGGCTCGCCCGCGCCCGATTCCGGCTTGTCGTCACCGGCGGACAGACCGGCCCGCGCCTGCACGCCCTCGGCCACCGCGGAGGCGACGACCTTGGTCAGCAGTGCGGCGGAACGGATCGCGTCGTCGTTACCCGGAATCGGGTAGTCGACCAGGTCGGGGTCGCAGTTGGTGTCCAGGATCGCGATGACCGGGATGTTCAGCTTGCGCGCCTCGCCGACGGCGATGTGCTCCTTGTTGGTGTCGACGACCCAGATGGCCGAAGGCACCTTGGCCATGTCGCGGATACCGCCGAGGGTGCGCTCGAGCTTGTTCATCTCACGCGTGAGCATGAGGATTTCCTTCTTGGTGCGACCCTCGAAACCACCGGTCTGCTCCATCGCCTCGAGCTCCTTGAGGCGCTGCAGACGCTTGTGCACGGTGGAGAAGTTGGTGAGCATGCCACCCAGCCAGCGCTGGTTGACGTAGGGCATCCCGACGCGAGTCGCCTCGGCCGCGATCGACTCCTGGGCCTGCTTCTTGGTGCCGACGAAGAGAACGGTGCCACCGTG from Nocardia iowensis includes these protein-coding regions:
- the rpsB gene encoding 30S ribosomal protein S2, whose protein sequence is MAVVTMKQLLDSGAHFGHQTRRWNPKMKRFIFTDRNGIYIIDLQQTLTYIDKAYEFVKETVAHGGTVLFVGTKKQAQESIAAEATRVGMPYVNQRWLGGMLTNFSTVHKRLQRLKELEAMEQTGGFEGRTKKEILMLTREMNKLERTLGGIRDMAKVPSAIWVVDTNKEHIAVGEARKLNIPVIAILDTNCDPDLVDYPIPGNDDAIRSAALLTKVVASAVAEGVQARAGLSAGDDKPESGAGEPLAEWEQELLAQAAPAADAPAEAGAEAPAEAAPAEAAAEAPVESPAEA
- the tsf gene encoding translation elongation factor Ts, encoding MANYTAADVKRLRELTGSGMMDCKNALAETDGDFDKAVEILRIKGAKDVGKRAERTTAEGLVTAKGGVMLEINSETDFVAKNAEFQALAEQIVAAAATAKPADLDALKALGLGGQTADEAVQALAAKIGEKLELRRVVSFDGPVATYLHKRASDLPPAVGVLIEYQGEGDAAAEAARAAAMQVAALKAKYVTRDEVPAEIVENERRIAEQTAREEGKPEAALPKITEGRVNGFFKDVVLLEQSSVTDSKKTVKALLDEAGVTVTRFARFEVGAS